In the genome of Xenopus tropicalis strain Nigerian chromosome 10, UCB_Xtro_10.0, whole genome shotgun sequence, the window acatttacaaacACTATGATCAGTTGTAATGGGAACTGAGTAAACTGCTTGTGTGTTTTTGGAGTTTCGGAGGAAAGCATAGTACCCAGATAAAATTCTTACAAACATAGGGAGAACATAGAAACTCTTTGTGCTAGTGCTAGTGCTGAAAGGCAGCAATGCTGATGTTCCACTATGCTATTGCACACACCCCTATGCAAATAAAcctaatttttttaagtaaaatcgcggacgttgccttgagaggaaacttccgcgattttggggaaatcgcggcgccgcgtatgccatcctaagggccatggtagatggggagattagtcacccgcaacaaatctcccttgttgcgattttgggaaattggcgatttacattcaagccagtgggatggcatatctgggagattagtcgcccgcaacaagggagatttgtcacgggagcgactaatcttcccatctaccacggccctaaatggattctatgggagatgtccttcctttaatttggagctttttaaataactagtttccagataatggatcccatacctgtaccaaatgtGGATTTGGAAAGACGAATTGAAAACCAGAAAAGGCTACATATGATTTAATTAGCAAGGGACTATTTTATTAGTCACAGAATGATATACTTTTTTGCTTCCTCTGCAGCTTATTGGGACACGCGTAAAGGGGGAAATCCTATGGAGTCAACTGTTATTGAGCACAGCCACAGGGATCCCGTGTACAAGGTCATCTGGCTTCAGTCAAAAACAGGCACAGAATGTTTCTCTGCATCTACAGATGGCCAGGTCATTACTATGCAGCATTTTTTGCTCATTTTCTCTTTACCTGTTTattttcacttttaaaggggttattACTAATTTAAATACAAAGCACAGAACCAGTGAATGTACATTAATCCCTTCTTTGTATGTGTTTTGGTCTCATCAGTAACAATTCACCTACATCACGGTCAACCATGACCATCGTGACCAGaccgagtctggccacccctgaccTACATAGAATGGCTatttctttgcaacttttcaattggtcttcatactTTATTTATCTTAGTTTTTAAGTTTCTGAATGATTTGCTGTCTTCTTCTGACACTTTCTACCTTTCAAATTGGGGTTACTGACCCCGGTAGCCAAAAaccaattgttattgttactttttgtcacttatctttctactcaggccctctcctattcatattccaaattttctctcattcaaaccactgcctggttgctagagtaatttagACCACACCTGCCGCAAAACACCTGCAATGTTGGATTATTATGCACTGTTGGATTATTATGGTGAGCTCAAttgtatatgctatatatatatatatgtccaagATCAGTCTGTAAACTCTGCTTTATGTGTGTTTTGCTGCTGAGCAAAAATAAACCTTCTTGCTTAAAGTATGGCAAAAACATTATTGATATCAAAGGTTTGTTcattaaataatgtaataatatcttGCCTAATCAATAGATCTTATGGTGGGACATACGAAAACTAAGTGAGCCAACAGAGAAATTAATTTTAGATATCTCCAAGAAAGAAAACCTTGACAATGCATTGGGGGCAGTGTCCTTGGAGTTTGAGCCTACTCTGGTGAGTAATTGTAATACATCTCCATTTATATCATAGCTTCCAGGCTGTTACCATGACATAATTAAAGATGTATCAAGCCAGGAGGTTcttaattctatatatatatatagaacatatatgTGTAAATTAGGCAGAAACAAAATTTGCCTGTGAAAATTGTTGGACAACTCAGTGTAGCCATCCTAAGTTACAACAATGGGCTGAATAGAATCACAAGAATAATCAATCAAACAGTAGTAACCACAGCCTCAGCCAAGTTAAGAGCCTGAATGGAATCAGAAGGCTGTAGAGTCAAAACCCCGAGCGAGTtcaagggcctaaatagaaaaataatccATGGAGTCTAGAGCAGGTACATGACCCTGTGTAGGAACAGAAGTCAGACTCTGAATTGAAGCAGACATCAGGAAGGCAGCAGTTCGGAAATCCCGAACCAGAAATATAAAGATGAATATTAATTCTCAGGCTGACCTCATTTTTTTTCCCCTACAGCCAACTAAGTTCATGGTGGGAACAGAGCAGGGCATGATTGTTTCTTGCAACAGAAAAGCCAAGACTCCACCTGAAAAAATTGTCTGCACATATGGTGGGCATCACGGACCCATATATTCCATACAGAGGAACCCATTTTATCCCAAAAACTTTTTGACAGTTGGAGACTGGACGGCAAGGATCTGGTCAGAGGACTGTCGAGAATCCTCTATAATGTGGACAAAGTAAATATTGCACATTTCAATTCAATCTTCAGCAACTGTTCACTGTAATGTAAGGCCTAAGCCACTGTGATGCCAGGGCAGCGGCACAGCTCTCTGCTGTGTTGGCAAAGTATTTATTTACACTCAGTCTCAGAAAGGAAATCCTGCAGAATactcagttttatttttcctcttCTAGATACCACATGAGTTACTTAACTGATGCATGCTGGAGCCCAACACGCCCAACTGTTTTCCTGACCACCAAGATGGATGGGACTCTAGATGTGTGGGACTACATGTACAAACAGAACAACCCCAGTCTAAGTGTGAAGGTTAGTGTAAAATTACATATCAGTCCTTAACTGAGGGCTGAGACTGAGGGCGATGATCAACATCCCCTTTACTGGAGGGACTCCCCCAGGACTGGCACCCCCCCTTccatttccttttgtttttttcccagtatgATATCCCCTTAGGCACAACGGGGTGCAAGAGGGTTGAATGATGATGTAGGCTGGAGCCTTCCTCCTCACTTAACTTATCTATGCCGCATGTGATGACTGAGTACACTGATTTTTACCCCCTTTGACAAGCGGCAGACAGTTGCTGCACAATAAATTGGCAGTCCATCCTAGCACGCTGTAACAAGCATAGCTGAATACGGGGTTCTACAATGGGAGTACTTTATTTCAGAACTACTTACAATAACATTAATCCAGTACACACTGTACAAGACCCCTAAAAACCCTTTGGTTTAACCATGCAAGGCTCTGGGGGTATTGCCATGTACCATCTACTACAGTACTGTGGCATATGCCATCCTTAGCCCCAGAGCACAGCTGGGTGACACTGCTGTCATCCAGCTGAGAAGCACTGAGTCAGCAGACCACTATGACAGATACGTGGTTCTCCATTgtacaacaaataaataacaatCAATGGGGAGTGTCtaatatttggcaaaaaaagttgGTGGTGATTAAGTGGATGAGCCTGCAAGCTCCTACAGTTGGTTAACAATAGGCTCCCAGTAATAAAGCTGACAAACCTTGTTAGACACTGCTCTTAGAATATATGGGGACCCTGATTGGAGGTCTGTCAGGAGGAAGAGCCCTCTGTGTAGTTAGCTGTGTCAGCCAAGATTATCCCATGATGCTCTTACACTGCCCATGTAATGCCCCCTGATATGTTATCACCTGTATAAATCTTGCTGTGCGTTATAACGTAATTCTTATTGACATACTGTCATATTATTCTTTTGAAAAACTTCCCTTATAATGTTGTATCAACGGTTGACTGTTTATGGTATTAAAGAAAATGCATtaacaaaaacctttaaaaaaaacaaaacacaagcaGCTATAACTGGCAACTGCACTGTTTTGAGTGATAAGCAGAATGCACTGATTATACTTTATATTCCCCATATACCATAAACAATTACCTTTTCTGATGTTGCTCTTTACAGGTCAGCGGTGAACCCCTCTACAGCATCCGCATGCAGGACAATGGGCGTTTTGTGGCCTGTGGATCCCAAATGGGGGTAACCACACTAATGGAGTTGTCAAAAGGACTTTATACTCTACAAAGAAATGAAAGAAACCTTGCTTCTGCAGTAAGTGCAGCTTATCCCTTCATGGATAGCTTTCACAGTCTGACGTACACCAGAATCAGTAGCATGCAGCCTGGGAATCTCCCTTACAAATTAAATGTATAACTCCTGTCAGTAAAGGAGGAGACCCTTACTGTATTCTACACTCACATATCAGGAATTTAACAAAAAGTGTTCTCTTTTTTTGCTTAGATGTTTGAGAGAGAGACCAAGAGAGAAAAGATCCTAGAGGCACGGCACCGTGAGATGAGACTTAAGGAGCGCAGCAAGGCAGAGCCAGGGGAGGAAGTTAAGGAGGAGAAGCCAGCAGAGGATATGAATGAGATAATTGCTAATGCAGAGAAGGATTTCTTTGAGATCATTGAGGCTGAACTTAAACGAAAAGAGCAACAGGAGCGTAAGCAGCCTGAAGATGAACATCAGGTAAGAAGAATATGAATTAAAACTCTGTACTTTCAGGTGATTTGCGGCAGGTCCAAAGATTTTAGAAAATGCTGCAGTTTTGTGGAAAATGGGGAATTGCACCAATATTTTGCATCTAACACTTGACCCACATAAGGAACTAAGGCCCAAGTGTTATCATAccttataccagggatccccaactttttatacccatgagccacattcaaatggaaaaaattttggagagcaacacaagcatgaacaaatatgtctatgaagattctcattcatccaggttatgatatacagtatctagtagaattaaatctaaaacaactggacttttctgagtttttcttgaaaacatttcaccactcatccgagtggcttcttcagttcaaatgactggtagggagttccccggtatttaaacccttgatggtagtagagtcacagacatccaatcacaatgattccattgaacttgttcagttaggtgttagctgaaactgacaggtgtaagaaggtatgatccaatcacaatggtaccaagattctcattgatgaaggtgttaatccttcaaagtacatgactggaagtgtgaactttTGTGAAAGCATGAACAAAGTTCCTGGGGCTGCCAATAAGatctataattggctatttgatagcccctatgttgactgggagcctacagaaggctctgtttggcaattacactgggtgtttatgcaaccaaaacttgccttttaACCAGAAGTTAAAAAATAttgacctgctttgaggccactgggagcaacatccaagggattggtgagcaacatgttgctcctgagccactggttggggatcaccgcctAATACTAATCACACAAGATGTGTtgaactgctgattggttgctatgggctgcaGAACTGCCCTCTTTACCACATTAGTTACATATTTTTTGACAGTGAGTAGGGTTCTTTTTTGACCCAGGGGgagcaagagcactaaggggcacaagacacaccccttagtgctcattctggATAAAAAAATCTGGTGTTCGGTGATGAGCGCAGCAGCAGGAAGTGCAGCTAACCCTGTTCTTACTGTCTGCCTTAGGGcaaattacacagcactttacattaatttataacaatatATTAATTCAAAGGGCACTAATAATAGTTTCCACTGTTTGGAAACCTCTATGCTATAGTTAATGAATATCATGGGGCATACACCACACCTGAGCAGCTATAGCCTGAAACTGTGAGCCTTTAGATTTTACCTGTAATAGCTTTTCATGTTTGCATTGGCCTGGTAATTCCTATGCCTATAATAAGAAATTATTTGAGCTaagtgcaggcctggactgggagtcaaaatatgccctggcatttcaagtacacagaggcccaaacagccccccaccagcccactaaatagtgactgtctttggcagtagcccctctggcatttgccagaacccacagattgccagtccaggcctggctcaGTGCCTTGGTCAtgttgccatattttttacaccactcttctcttttgTTTGTTATTCCCGTTTTTTAACTACTTttctaatatgcttatatttCATAGGAAAAAGAGGTGTCTGAGGAGAAAATTGTACAGGAATAGATGGTAAGTGTCCTAACCTCCTGAGCTTGTCAAGCTAACCCTGTGCGCAGTAACAGTGCTGGTCTTACTAAATTGCTTTAAAGATACAATTGGAATAATTCATAATCCAATAATAAACATTATTGTTATAACTCGAAGATACAGGACCTCTCAACAAGATATATAAGGGCCAACCTAAAACTTGCAGAAAAGCAACTGTTTTACCACCATATACCAGTCAAGACTCCCTcatttgttattatatatattcacCACTAGATGTCAACACACTGTTGTATGTTCTTATACCTACCTACTCCTGAATAGGAGCATGGAACCCAGTGCCAATTACCTCTATATTTCTCCATTGTTCCTGCTTAAGTActttagaattattattattagaacagTTTGAAGATCACTACAAGGGGGAGGGGGATTAAAATAGATGTAACTCCATTACTATATGTAAAACTATAGTTTGGCCTTAAACCTTAACCAGACATCTTCTGTTTCTCAGCTGTCCACAAATAatgtttttccattttcttttctagGTTCATTCTAACAGGAGCCTGGGACTAATAATTATAGAAGAATTTTTGCAATAATTTATTGTATGACACTTGTTCATGAGTtcttatttttgtatattatgaACTAAAATAAAGTTTTGTTATTGCAAGCTTTTAACTCTGACGTGTCTAAATTAATATGCTCATtttatggcgggggggggggcaacgtTGGCTCCAAGCTGTATGAGGTTATTTCAAGCCCCTGACTCTCCTTAGCCTGCTGATCTTTATTCTACAAAAGCGAGGGTTTTACAGGGGATGCCCACATGCTGTTACTACCCATCCCTTCTTAAATGCATTTGGCAGCAATGCCAGCCAGCCAAAGGCCAACTTAGGGTAACTATCATATCATAAAAACTATcataaaatcatatttataatCTATTTAAACGCACACAGAGGGTATGGTTTGTGCACATGCAtcatttgttctttatttttggcagagccaccatcagaaacttcaCTGTAGTGTGCCTTCTATCTACTGATAGCCTATGTACTGATAGTCTATGTACTCATAGCCTATGTACTGATAGTCTATGTACTCATAGCCTATGTACTGACAGTCTGGCGCGTTCCTACATGTACTGGCTTAGAATAGGAACAGAGCATGGCTATCAAATTGAGACATCAGGATTCATGCCCATTTCTCACTGCGCTCTATCTTCTCTATAAATTTACCATTGGGGTACATGTTTCCTAGCTCACAGCAGCCACAAACAAGTCTGGCCTGCATAAGATTTGGTTCCAGCTAATAGAATAGGCCGGTTCAcccaatcttaaaggagaacaataGTACTTTTACAGCCTTCAGGGGCCTCCTTCTCCCCTCTTAGCTACATTATTGCCAACCCCCAATACCTTTTGTGCTTCAGAAACTTGAACTGACTGTGATTAAAAAATTTTCGTTATTCGTGGCTttgaattttttagctttttgtgcagcaactcttcagtttgaaatgtcagcacttgtctggttgctagggtctaaattaccctagtacccaggcagtggtttatatgagagatatatggaatatgaataggagagcaataggtttttgtcAGTGacaccatttgaaagctggaaagatgtagaagaggaaggcaaataacaattaaaaaaaaactatacaaaataaaaatgaagaccaactgcaaatttgctaagaattggccatccataacatactaaaagttgactttaAGGTGAACAGCTTTAATGATGACTTGTATGACAGAGGAAAGCAGAAATGGATAAAAAGCACAGAGACAATGAAAAGACATCAAGGTATAAAATTTGCAgggaaggagaaagaaagaagaagagtaTCGAGCAATACAAGAAGAAAAGACCAGAAAGAAgagattatataatataattgagTTTACTCTTGTTCTGAATCTGGAAACAGTATAACATATTCCAATTTTCTTCCAGGTTTGTTAATTAGGccatatatataggcacccgagggcctgtgcctagggcggtaGCTTTAGTGGGTGCCTATATCGGGTGCCTGTATAatcaacaaaatgtaaaaaatgaaaaacgaAAAATCCTCCCCTGCTGCGACCAGACCTACCAGTGGAAATCCAGCGGCAGAGCTGGGGGGGGTGAAGGTCCGGCTCATTTTCCTCCCGTGATGCCACTTCTGCCATCTGGCGCAGCTAAATACTTTTGCTATATTGCAgattatagagcagggatccccaaccttttatacccgcaAGCCACATTtacatggaaaaagtgttggggagcaacacaagcatgaaaaaagttcctgggggtgcaaataagaactatatctggctatttgctagcccctatgtggactggcagcctatggaaggctctgtttggcagtacacctgggttttatgcaaccaaaacttgcctccttaccagaaattcaaaaataggcacctgctttgaggccactgggagcaacatccaaggggttggggagcaacatgttgcccctgagccactggttgggggatcactgttgtagaggGTCCAATGAGGCCCTAATCAATGAGAATTTTTAATATAACTTGtttaggcctggatttgtgggcaggtcACAAAGGCTTatggcctagggtggcaaaaatctgggggcggcatgccgcctagTTGCCACATCTGAACTGGGAACTGGGCAGCAGGTTGTTAGTTACCTGAATCTCCTGCCCAGTCCAGCAATGGAAGCAGCCAGAGAAATGTGTGAGAGTGGCTGTGGGTATGTATAGGGGGTGAGTAGGGGGCATGGGTTGTGAGGGACCTAGGGGCGCCCTATCTTAAAATCCAatcttggtagaacaggtcaatTTACCAATATTTTgtgccctaaattgaatttgctctgGGGTCTAGCAACATCTAGTTACTCCACTGGCTACCTTCTTTCAGACCTCAAAAccggcagtgcagagaatataaccaGTTGCACAggcactgctttcagtagcaattacatttacaaagaactttaaaaccatttgaattttaaaatgaatgtacaatGGCAAGATGCTTAGAATGATATCTTATTTTATTATGGCAGTTTTTGTGCGAGGCTCCTATAACACATGCATTAGCAAGAAGCCCAGAAGTGACAATTGTAATTATAGGAGCTTTTAAAATGGGCAGCGCTAAGCGCTTTGCGTGATACATTGGGAAAAGACAAAGCAGGTCCGATAATAGAAGCGCTACCACAACTGACCAGGAGAGGGCGAAGGAGAGCCCTGCAGTGACAGGTTGGTTTGTTGTGTTGCGCTTACAAATCTCCAGGGAATCGGTGAGACAGCCTCGCTGCGGGGCGGATAGAGAGGCAGAGTC includes:
- the dnai2 gene encoding dynein intermediate chain 2, axonemal isoform X2 yields the protein MEIVYVYTRKRSEFGRQCNFSDRPAELHVDILPDPSQALNFIERNPCDVAIQCSHEMSEHEVNTERYEMEARGINHVEGGWPKDINPQEMEQTIRFRKKVEKDDHYIATISQLGSVMEHCIKQNNAINIYEEYFEDTEELEGMDETPSANTVNVFRDPNEIKRTATHLSWHPDGSRKLAVAYSCLDFQRAPKDMSYESYIWDIEIPNKPELTLKPVSPLVCLEYNPKDSHVLVGGCYNGQIAYWDTRKGGNPMESTVIEHSHRDPVYKVIWLQSKTGTECFSASTDGQILWWDIRKLSEPTEKLILDISKKENLDNALGAVSLEFEPTLPTKFMVGTEQGMIVSCNRKAKTPPEKIVCTYGGHHGPIYSIQRNPFYPKNFLTVGDWTARIWSEDCRESSIMWTKYHMSYLTDACWSPTRPTVFLTTKMDGTLDVWDYMYKQNNPSLSVKVSGEPLYSIRMQDNGRFVACGSQMGVTTLMELSKGLYTLQRNERNLASAMFERETKREKILEARHREMRLKERSKAEPGEEVKEEKPAEDMNEIIANAEKDFFEIIEAELKRKEQQERKQPEDEHQEKEVSEEKIVQE
- the dnai2 gene encoding dynein intermediate chain 2, axonemal isoform X1, with the translated sequence MTTTDTMEIVYVYTRKRSEFGRQCNFSDRPAELHVDILPDPSQALNFIERNPCDVAIQCSHEMSEHEVNTERYEMEARGINHVEGGWPKDINPQEMEQTIRFRKKVEKDDHYIATISQLGSVMEHCIKQNNAINIYEEYFEDTEELEGMDETPSANTVNVFRDPNEIKRTATHLSWHPDGSRKLAVAYSCLDFQRAPKDMSYESYIWDIEIPNKPELTLKPVSPLVCLEYNPKDSHVLVGGCYNGQIAYWDTRKGGNPMESTVIEHSHRDPVYKVIWLQSKTGTECFSASTDGQILWWDIRKLSEPTEKLILDISKKENLDNALGAVSLEFEPTLPTKFMVGTEQGMIVSCNRKAKTPPEKIVCTYGGHHGPIYSIQRNPFYPKNFLTVGDWTARIWSEDCRESSIMWTKYHMSYLTDACWSPTRPTVFLTTKMDGTLDVWDYMYKQNNPSLSVKVSGEPLYSIRMQDNGRFVACGSQMGVTTLMELSKGLYTLQRNERNLASAMFERETKREKILEARHREMRLKERSKAEPGEEVKEEKPAEDMNEIIANAEKDFFEIIEAELKRKEQQERKQPEDEHQEKEVSEEKIVQE